Proteins co-encoded in one Listeria ivanovii subsp. ivanovii genomic window:
- a CDS encoding zinc ribbon domain-containing protein YjdM, protein MPKLPNCPECNSEYAYEDRGLLICPECGHEWSAVAEAQEEKVFKDSNGNILTDGDSVTVIKDLKVKGASNPIKMGTKVKNIRLVDGDHDIDCKIDGFGPMKLKSEFVKKI, encoded by the coding sequence ATGCCAAAATTACCAAATTGCCCAGAATGTAACTCAGAATATGCATACGAAGACCGCGGACTCCTAATCTGCCCAGAATGCGGACATGAGTGGAGTGCAGTAGCAGAAGCGCAAGAAGAGAAAGTATTCAAAGATTCTAACGGTAACATCCTTACAGATGGCGATTCCGTTACTGTCATCAAAGACTTAAAAGTAAAAGGCGCATCTAACCCAATTAAAATGGGGACCAAAGTAAAAAATATCCGCCTAGTTGACGGCGACCATGATATTGATTGTAAGATTGATGGTTTTGGTCCAATGAAACTGAAATCAGAATTTGTGAAGAAGATATAG
- a CDS encoding PTS sugar transporter subunit IIC has product MAESKKKSIVNGFINVAQKLGGQIHLRSLRDAFASIMPFMILAGFVTLINYVILEPTGFMGKIVNPDTLRTWQEIGISIGNGTLSVITLLVTVAISYHLCLNRGYKNVIAPILVALSSFIVVTPIATTFLPEGATKSIEVPNVIPVSYTGAAGMFVGIIVGLIATDLFIKLSKNKRMQINLTGNIPPAVIKSFNVLIPIMITVIIFSVVSFAVNQIFSMDFNTLVTTIITKPLSYVTTSLPGFLLITSIANLFFGLGIHQAVISGPLLDPFLLQNMQENMVAYANHQEIPHIINMAFKDTFAVMGGSGNTIGLLIAIFIFGKRKDYKDISKLSAAPSLFNISEPIIFGLPIVFNPLLIIPFVLAPIFSLTTAYYATAAGWINHVVVQTPWTTPPIISGFLATGGDWRASVLQVIIIVVTVFIYLPFLRMDEKVAFATAQKAEEK; this is encoded by the coding sequence ATGGCAGAATCGAAAAAGAAGTCGATTGTTAATGGCTTTATTAATGTAGCACAAAAGCTCGGTGGACAGATTCATTTGCGTTCCTTGCGTGATGCTTTTGCGAGTATTATGCCGTTTATGATTTTGGCTGGTTTTGTAACGTTAATCAATTATGTTATTTTAGAACCAACTGGCTTTATGGGCAAGATTGTTAATCCTGACACACTCAGAACATGGCAAGAAATCGGTATCTCGATTGGGAACGGAACGCTAAGTGTTATTACGTTACTTGTAACCGTCGCAATTTCGTACCACTTATGTTTAAACCGCGGTTATAAAAATGTGATTGCACCAATTTTAGTTGCCTTATCTTCTTTCATTGTGGTGACACCGATTGCGACAACCTTTCTTCCAGAAGGAGCAACTAAATCCATCGAAGTTCCAAATGTTATCCCTGTTAGTTATACTGGTGCAGCTGGCATGTTCGTCGGAATTATCGTTGGCTTGATTGCAACGGATTTATTCATTAAATTATCGAAAAACAAACGGATGCAAATCAATTTAACCGGAAATATTCCCCCGGCTGTTATTAAGTCATTTAATGTATTAATTCCCATTATGATTACGGTCATCATTTTCTCGGTTGTATCATTCGCGGTCAACCAAATTTTCAGCATGGACTTCAATACTTTAGTAACGACGATTATTACGAAACCACTTAGTTACGTAACAACAAGTCTGCCAGGATTCTTGCTTATTACTTCTATCGCCAATTTGTTCTTTGGTTTAGGTATTCACCAAGCCGTTATTTCTGGACCGTTACTAGATCCGTTTTTACTACAAAATATGCAAGAAAACATGGTAGCTTATGCGAATCACCAAGAAATCCCCCATATTATTAACATGGCATTTAAAGACACTTTTGCTGTGATGGGTGGGTCAGGAAACACGATTGGCTTACTAATTGCCATTTTCATCTTTGGGAAACGAAAAGACTATAAAGATATTTCCAAACTATCCGCGGCGCCTTCTCTTTTCAACATCAGTGAACCAATTATCTTTGGGCTACCAATCGTTTTCAATCCGTTACTAATTATTCCATTTGTACTTGCACCAATTTTCTCACTAACAACAGCGTATTATGCGACCGCAGCTGGTTGGATTAATCATGTCGTTGTGCAAACTCCGTGGACGACACCACCAATTATTTCTGGATTTTTAGCAACAGGTGGAGACTGGCGAGCGTCTGTTTTACAAGTAATTATTATTGTAGTAACCGTCTTTATCTATCTACCGTTCTTACGTATGGACGAAAAAGTTGCTTTCGCGACAGCACAAAAAGCGGAAGAAAAATAA
- a CDS encoding GntR family transcriptional regulator translates to MSGMAKYMEIYIDIRDKINQNIYTINEKLPGGDTLARDYGCSKLTVKKALDMLVQEGMIIRRRGAGTFVKSHSTNGGELALGPMAGLVNTFGKDNIKSKVILFSIEKPSKEVAEKLEMQDDYIYRIIRMREVGHKAYSIEHTYMPLAIIPGLEPRHLEESIYNYIREDLKLKMQSAHVWVRGDKSNQEDSKLLELEEPTFMMEIEKLAHLEDGRVFEYSITRHTYESFVFETVFVQN, encoded by the coding sequence ATGTCGGGAATGGCTAAATACATGGAAATATACATAGATATCCGTGATAAAATCAACCAAAATATATATACAATTAACGAAAAACTGCCCGGTGGAGATACATTGGCGCGTGATTATGGCTGCAGTAAGCTTACTGTCAAAAAAGCACTGGATATGCTTGTTCAGGAAGGGATGATCATTAGGCGGCGCGGAGCTGGTACTTTTGTGAAATCTCACTCGACAAACGGCGGCGAATTAGCTCTCGGACCGATGGCTGGGCTTGTAAATACCTTTGGAAAAGATAATATTAAGTCGAAAGTTATTTTATTCTCGATTGAAAAGCCTTCAAAGGAAGTTGCTGAAAAACTAGAAATGCAAGATGACTATATTTATCGAATAATTCGGATGAGGGAAGTTGGTCATAAAGCATATTCGATTGAACATACGTATATGCCACTGGCGATTATTCCTGGTCTAGAGCCACGCCATTTGGAAGAATCGATTTATAACTACATTCGGGAAGATTTGAAATTAAAAATGCAGAGCGCGCATGTTTGGGTTCGAGGTGATAAATCGAATCAAGAGGATAGCAAGTTGCTCGAGTTGGAAGAACCTACCTTTATGATGGAAATTGAAAAACTCGCTCATTTGGAAGATGGCCGTGTTTTTGAATATTCGATTACGCGGCATACGTATGAGTCGTTTGTGTTTGAAACGGTTTTTGTGCAGAATTAA
- a CDS encoding GyrI-like domain-containing protein, giving the protein MAFEIVELNEETFTGTKTEIPEFDPQKGFGPMSEIKESAFTKFAKNEKDYVGINASLDGLQYYVVASVDGNGDTTFDIPAGKYAKFVTVKTDRPALDGFIGAAYGEVSQSSDVGIAGSFNLEDLREAEFTLYIPVVAK; this is encoded by the coding sequence ATGGCATTTGAAATTGTTGAATTAAACGAAGAAACATTTACAGGAACGAAGACAGAAATCCCTGAATTTGATCCGCAAAAAGGGTTTGGACCAATGAGTGAAATCAAAGAATCCGCCTTCACAAAATTTGCAAAAAATGAAAAAGACTACGTAGGCATTAACGCAAGTCTCGATGGCTTACAATATTATGTTGTTGCAAGCGTGGATGGCAACGGTGATACAACTTTTGACATCCCAGCAGGTAAATACGCTAAATTCGTAACCGTTAAAACAGACCGCCCAGCACTAGACGGCTTCATTGGTGCAGCTTACGGCGAAGTTAGCCAAAGCAGTGACGTAGGTATTGCGGGATCATTCAATTTGGAAGACCTTAGAGAAGCTGAGTTTACGCTTTATATTCCTGTTGTAGCAAAATAA
- the iolA gene encoding methylmalonate-semialdehyde dehydrogenase, whose amino-acid sequence MTKVRKLKNYVNGEWVTSKTDKYEDVINPATGEVLCQVPISTRAELDEVAEISEKAFEKWSQIAVPRRARILFSFQQLLIQHKEELARLITLENGKNLSEARGEVQRGIENVEFAAGAPTLMMGDSLASIATDVEAANYRYPVGVVGGIAPFNFPMMVPCWMFPMAIALGNTFILKPSERTPLLMEKLVALFSEAGLPNGVFNVVYGAHDVVNGILENDKIKAVSFVGSKPVGEYVYKTGSANLKRVQALTGAKNHTIVLNDADLEDTVANVISAAFGSAGERCMACAVLTVEEGIADKFLEALRNAACNVKTGNGLDDGVFLGPVIREENQKRTLDYIEKGVAEGAKLTVDGRETGLSEGYFVGPTILEEVTTDMTVWKEEIFAPVLSVIRVKNLQEAVRVANQSEFANGACIFTNNAKAIRYFREKIDAGMLGVNLGVPAPMAFFPFSGWKSSFYGTLHANGKDSVDFYTHKKVVTARYSLKGYEE is encoded by the coding sequence ATGACAAAAGTACGGAAATTGAAGAACTATGTGAATGGCGAATGGGTAACGAGTAAGACGGATAAATATGAAGATGTCATTAATCCGGCAACTGGTGAAGTGTTATGCCAAGTACCGATTTCTACACGCGCGGAACTAGACGAAGTAGCGGAGATTTCCGAAAAAGCCTTTGAAAAATGGAGTCAAATTGCCGTACCGAGACGAGCGCGGATTCTATTTTCATTCCAGCAGTTGCTCATTCAACATAAAGAAGAATTGGCCAGATTGATTACTTTAGAAAACGGAAAAAACTTATCAGAAGCGCGCGGTGAAGTACAGCGAGGGATTGAAAATGTGGAATTTGCAGCTGGAGCACCGACACTGATGATGGGAGATTCACTGGCATCGATTGCAACCGATGTAGAAGCCGCAAATTATCGCTATCCAGTTGGAGTTGTTGGTGGAATTGCGCCATTTAACTTCCCAATGATGGTCCCTTGTTGGATGTTTCCGATGGCTATTGCACTTGGAAATACGTTCATTTTGAAGCCTTCCGAACGAACCCCGCTACTAATGGAAAAATTGGTTGCACTTTTTTCCGAAGCTGGACTTCCAAATGGAGTTTTTAATGTCGTATATGGTGCGCATGATGTGGTTAATGGTATTTTAGAAAACGATAAAATTAAAGCGGTTTCTTTTGTCGGATCAAAACCAGTCGGCGAATACGTTTATAAAACAGGGAGCGCGAATTTAAAACGAGTGCAAGCGCTAACTGGCGCGAAAAACCATACGATTGTCTTAAATGATGCTGATTTGGAAGATACCGTTGCGAACGTAATCTCGGCGGCATTTGGTTCAGCTGGGGAGCGTTGCATGGCGTGTGCCGTTCTGACAGTAGAAGAGGGCATTGCAGACAAATTTTTGGAAGCGCTTCGAAATGCTGCATGCAATGTGAAAACTGGAAATGGACTAGACGATGGTGTGTTCCTCGGTCCTGTAATTCGCGAAGAAAACCAAAAAAGAACACTCGATTACATTGAAAAAGGCGTTGCAGAAGGTGCGAAACTAACGGTAGACGGTCGTGAAACTGGGCTTTCAGAAGGATATTTTGTTGGACCGACTATTTTGGAAGAAGTAACAACAGATATGACAGTTTGGAAAGAAGAAATATTCGCACCAGTGTTGTCTGTTATCCGTGTGAAAAACTTACAAGAAGCTGTTCGCGTCGCTAATCAATCTGAATTTGCCAATGGTGCCTGTATTTTTACTAATAATGCCAAAGCAATTCGTTATTTTAGAGAAAAAATCGATGCCGGAATGCTTGGTGTGAATTTAGGCGTACCAGCGCCAATGGCATTTTTCCCGTTCTCAGGTTGGAAATCATCGTTTTATGGGACACTTCATGCAAACGGCAAAGATAGCGTAGATTTTTACACACATAAAAAAGTAGTGACCGCGAGATATTCGTTAAAAGGTTACGAAGAATAG
- a CDS encoding helix-turn-helix transcriptional regulator, with the protein MKIERLIGIIMLLLQRELVSASEMAEMFDVSKRTIFRDMDTLSMANIPIYTIAGTKGGIGIMPTYKVDKKLLTTEDLQAIITSLDGMEQLLSSTNTKKTLQKMKNMLDPTSESPASSISVDFSNLTTKSELNSQVEKLYLAIKKHQLVELCYIDRNGKQTIRKTEPYHLLFRNRSWYLQGYSLERSDFRTFKLSRMVELEVLAETFEARAFVVKPFGIVARPPLFLMHEVSLIVDKVAREQIIERFDLVEISRHDEEHFFVKVTLPNHEAGYRFILQLGTHVTIQNHDDFYDNFVAYLNEIQGKYL; encoded by the coding sequence ATGAAAATTGAGCGGCTCATTGGGATTATTATGCTACTTTTGCAAAGAGAACTTGTTAGTGCTTCTGAAATGGCGGAAATGTTCGATGTTTCTAAGCGAACGATTTTCCGTGATATGGATACGTTATCAATGGCAAATATTCCAATTTATACGATTGCTGGAACAAAAGGTGGTATCGGGATTATGCCTACCTACAAAGTGGACAAGAAGCTCCTTACAACAGAAGATTTGCAAGCAATTATTACCAGTTTGGACGGGATGGAGCAGCTATTATCTTCCACTAATACAAAGAAAACATTACAAAAAATGAAAAATATGCTCGACCCAACAAGCGAATCACCTGCAAGCTCTATTTCAGTAGATTTCTCCAATTTAACGACAAAAAGTGAGTTAAATTCCCAAGTTGAAAAACTTTACTTAGCGATTAAAAAACACCAACTAGTTGAGCTCTGTTATATCGACCGGAATGGTAAACAAACTATCCGAAAAACCGAACCCTATCACCTCCTTTTTAGGAATCGTTCATGGTATTTACAGGGTTACAGTCTGGAGCGTAGCGACTTTCGGACTTTTAAGTTATCGCGAATGGTAGAACTCGAAGTGCTGGCAGAAACTTTTGAAGCGAGAGCCTTTGTTGTAAAGCCCTTTGGAATAGTTGCTCGTCCGCCACTTTTTCTAATGCATGAGGTTTCGCTTATAGTGGATAAAGTGGCTCGCGAACAAATCATCGAGCGTTTTGATTTAGTTGAAATTTCAAGACACGACGAAGAACATTTTTTTGTAAAAGTAACGCTACCTAATCATGAGGCAGGATATCGCTTTATTTTGCAGTTAGGGACACATGTAACCATTCAAAATCACGATGACTTTTATGATAATTTTGTTGCTTACTTAAACGAAATCCAAGGAAAATATTTATAA
- the iolB gene encoding 5-deoxy-glucuronate isomerase, whose product MTQLLRKPMNKVLAPGVKLIHDINEPLKYVGFRMIELEQDAIYEEQLAELECCAVILTGKVTINEGGNIFAQVGTRNSVFEKIPTDSVYISGGKSFSIRGISEKACVALCYSPATQKLPTTLIQASDNSIEHRGKYQNKRLVHNILPDTSQIATSLLVVEVYTDSGNFSSYPPHKHDQDNLPAESLLEESYYHEINPQQGFVFQRVYTDDRMLDETMAVEHRNAVIVPEGYHPVGVPDGYDSYYLNVMAGPKRIWKFHNDPDHEWILDRD is encoded by the coding sequence ATGACACAACTACTACGAAAACCAATGAATAAGGTGTTAGCACCCGGCGTGAAGCTGATTCATGATATAAATGAACCACTGAAATATGTGGGATTTCGGATGATTGAACTAGAACAAGACGCGATTTATGAAGAACAACTTGCTGAATTAGAATGCTGCGCGGTCATCCTTACTGGAAAAGTAACAATTAACGAAGGCGGAAACATCTTTGCCCAAGTTGGCACACGAAATAGTGTTTTTGAGAAAATTCCAACTGATAGTGTCTATATTTCAGGCGGTAAAAGCTTTTCTATTAGAGGAATCTCCGAGAAAGCATGTGTGGCACTTTGTTATTCGCCGGCCACTCAAAAATTACCAACAACTCTCATCCAAGCGAGTGATAATTCCATTGAGCATCGCGGTAAATACCAAAATAAACGACTCGTACACAATATTCTTCCTGATACGAGCCAAATTGCGACTAGTTTGCTTGTTGTTGAAGTCTATACTGACAGCGGAAATTTTTCGAGCTATCCTCCGCACAAACACGATCAAGACAATTTGCCCGCGGAATCACTTTTGGAAGAAAGCTATTATCATGAAATCAATCCACAACAAGGCTTTGTGTTTCAACGAGTTTATACGGATGACCGTATGCTTGATGAAACAATGGCAGTGGAACATCGGAACGCAGTCATTGTCCCAGAAGGCTATCATCCAGTAGGAGTTCCAGATGGTTATGATTCCTACTATTTAAACGTAATGGCTGGACCGAAGCGAATCTGGAAATTTCACAATGACCCGGATCACGAATGGATTTTAGACAGAGATTAA
- the iolD gene encoding 3D-(3,5/4)-trihydroxycyclohexane-1,2-dione acylhydrolase (decyclizing) has translation MTEKTIRLTTAQALVKFLNQQFIEVDGESAPFVDGIFTLFGHGNVVGIGQALEENPGHLKVYQGKNEQGMAHAAIGYAKQNNRQRIFACSTSAGPGSANLITAAGTALANNLPVLFLPADTFATRQPDPVLQQLEHESSLAITTNDGFQAVSRYFDRVQRPEQLMSALIRAFEVMTNPASAGPATICIAQDTEGEAFDYPEEFFQKRVHYLNRQTPTERELTEAAKRIQASKTPVIIVGGGARYSGARTELTTLSEQCNIPLVETHAGKSTVEFGFPNNLGGTGILGTLAANKAIHDADLVIGVGTRYTDFTTSSKTAFDPATKFLNINVSRMQTYKLDAFQVVGDVKATLQKLTPLLVGYKTEFGDTITTYKNEWLTERKRLGNTQFTRDNFSPEIKNQFNQATLNEYADSLKTEFTQTEALITINDTVAANSIVVCSAGSLPGDLQRLWNPAVPNTYHLEYGYSCMGYEINGALGAKMAAADKQEVYAIVGDGSFCMSHSELLTSLQYGEKINIMLFDNSGFGCINNLQMANGSDSFFCEFRDSSNQIMQVDYAKIAEGYGAKVYRANTKTDLIAALKDAKTQTRTTLIEMKVLPKTMSEGYLNWWNVGVSEVSNKESIQQAYKSKQEKLKNARLY, from the coding sequence GTGACTGAAAAAACAATTCGACTAACTACCGCACAAGCTTTGGTGAAATTTTTAAATCAGCAGTTTATTGAGGTAGACGGGGAATCAGCACCATTTGTGGATGGGATTTTCACATTATTTGGACATGGGAATGTAGTTGGAATTGGGCAAGCCTTGGAAGAAAACCCAGGTCATTTAAAAGTGTATCAAGGAAAAAATGAGCAAGGTATGGCGCACGCGGCAATCGGTTATGCAAAACAAAACAATCGGCAGCGAATCTTCGCGTGTTCCACGTCAGCTGGGCCTGGTTCTGCTAACTTAATTACAGCTGCTGGAACCGCACTTGCAAACAATTTACCTGTATTATTTTTGCCAGCTGACACATTTGCAACTAGACAGCCTGACCCAGTGTTGCAACAGCTAGAACATGAGTCGAGCTTAGCAATAACAACGAACGATGGATTCCAAGCAGTCTCCAGATACTTTGACCGCGTGCAACGACCAGAACAGCTGATGAGTGCCTTGATTCGCGCTTTCGAAGTAATGACGAACCCAGCAAGCGCAGGCCCAGCAACAATTTGTATCGCACAAGACACAGAAGGAGAAGCATTCGATTATCCAGAGGAATTTTTCCAAAAAAGAGTGCATTATTTAAACCGGCAAACTCCAACAGAGCGCGAACTAACTGAAGCGGCGAAACGCATTCAAGCTAGCAAGACCCCAGTCATCATCGTTGGCGGTGGCGCTCGCTATTCCGGAGCACGAACAGAACTAACTACGCTATCCGAGCAGTGCAACATTCCACTCGTCGAAACGCATGCCGGGAAATCAACTGTCGAATTCGGATTTCCAAATAATCTAGGTGGCACCGGAATCTTAGGAACGCTAGCCGCTAATAAAGCAATCCATGATGCTGATCTAGTCATTGGCGTTGGTACACGCTACACCGATTTCACAACTAGCTCTAAAACGGCATTTGACCCGGCAACCAAATTCCTAAATATCAATGTCAGCCGAATGCAAACATACAAACTAGATGCTTTCCAGGTTGTTGGGGATGTCAAAGCTACTTTACAAAAACTAACACCACTTTTAGTAGGCTACAAAACCGAATTTGGCGACACGATTACCACTTATAAAAACGAATGGCTCACTGAAAGAAAGAGACTCGGAAATACTCAATTTACCAGAGATAATTTTAGCCCAGAAATCAAAAATCAATTTAACCAAGCCACATTAAATGAATATGCAGACAGCTTAAAGACTGAATTTACACAAACTGAAGCGCTTATTACAATCAATGACACAGTGGCAGCTAATAGCATCGTCGTTTGTTCAGCAGGTTCACTACCAGGCGACTTACAACGACTCTGGAATCCAGCCGTGCCAAACACTTACCATCTAGAATACGGCTATTCCTGTATGGGTTACGAAATAAACGGAGCGCTCGGTGCAAAAATGGCCGCAGCAGACAAGCAAGAAGTATACGCTATTGTCGGCGATGGCAGCTTTTGCATGTCCCACTCCGAACTATTGACTTCTTTACAATATGGCGAAAAAATCAACATCATGCTATTCGACAATTCCGGGTTCGGTTGCATCAATAACCTCCAAATGGCAAATGGTAGCGATAGTTTTTTCTGTGAATTCCGTGATAGCAGTAACCAAATCATGCAAGTCGATTACGCTAAAATTGCAGAAGGCTACGGTGCAAAAGTATACCGCGCCAACACAAAAACGGATTTAATTGCCGCACTTAAAGATGCCAAAACACAAACAAGAACTACTTTAATAGAAATGAAAGTACTACCGAAAACAATGTCAGAAGGCTATCTTAACTGGTGGAATGTGGGAGTTTCCGAAGTTTCAAACAAAGAAAGCATTCAACAAGCATATAAATCAAAACAAGAAAAACTTAAAAATGCACGATTATATTGA
- a CDS encoding PTS sugar transporter subunit IIB, translated as MKNILLVCNAGMSTSFLVEKMKAAGTEQGMEANIWAVSDAELNENWEKADVILLGPQVGYLKGNTEKVVGGKIPVEVINMLDYGRVNGAAVLDRAMELIG; from the coding sequence ATGAAAAATATTTTATTAGTTTGTAACGCTGGTATGTCAACAAGTTTCTTAGTAGAAAAAATGAAAGCAGCCGGAACAGAACAAGGAATGGAAGCGAATATTTGGGCTGTATCTGACGCTGAATTAAATGAAAACTGGGAAAAAGCAGATGTCATTTTACTTGGACCTCAAGTGGGTTATTTAAAAGGAAACACTGAAAAAGTAGTTGGTGGAAAAATTCCTGTCGAAGTAATCAATATGCTTGATTATGGACGGGTGAACGGGGCAGCTGTTCTTGACCGTGCAATGGAGTTAATTGGTTAA
- a CDS encoding YebC/PmpR family DNA-binding transcriptional regulator — protein MGRKWANIKEKKASKDKTNSRIYAKFGIEIYVAAKSGDPDPHSNQKLRFVIERAKTYNVPKHIIDRAIEKAKGTGDETYSELRYEGFGPSGSMIIVDALTNNVNRTASDVRAAYSKNGGNMGVSGSVAYMFDNTAIFGVEGKDADELLELLMEADIDVRDISDEDGQAIIYAEPEDFHKVQEGLKAAGIEEFTIAEIEMIPQNDIQLAGEDLEKFEKLIDALEDLEDVQKVYHNVELED, from the coding sequence AAAAGCATCAAAAGATAAAACGAATAGTCGTATCTATGCAAAATTTGGAATTGAAATATATGTAGCGGCTAAATCAGGCGACCCAGATCCACATTCCAACCAAAAATTACGCTTTGTTATTGAACGTGCAAAAACATACAATGTGCCAAAACATATTATTGATCGTGCTATCGAAAAAGCAAAAGGGACTGGCGACGAAACTTACTCCGAACTTCGCTATGAAGGTTTTGGCCCAAGTGGTTCGATGATTATTGTTGATGCGCTAACAAATAATGTAAACCGAACTGCATCAGATGTGCGTGCAGCTTATAGTAAAAATGGTGGTAACATGGGTGTAAGTGGTTCCGTTGCTTACATGTTTGATAATACCGCGATTTTTGGTGTAGAAGGTAAGGATGCCGACGAATTGCTTGAACTTCTAATGGAAGCAGATATTGATGTTCGTGATATTTCAGATGAAGATGGACAAGCCATTATTTATGCGGAACCAGAAGATTTCCACAAAGTTCAAGAAGGATTAAAAGCGGCGGGAATTGAAGAATTTACCATAGCTGAAATCGAAATGATCCCACAAAATGACATTCAATTAGCAGGAGAAGATTTAGAAAAATTTGAGAAACTAATCGATGCTTTAGAGGACCTAGAAGACGTGCAAAAAGTATATCATAACGTCGAATTAGAAGATTAA
- a CDS encoding helix-turn-helix transcriptional regulator: MKVTNRVKTLREEKGIAQNDLASILEVSRQTIHAIEKGKYNPSLELSLKIAKYFELAVEEIFQLEEA, translated from the coding sequence TTGAAAGTGACAAATCGGGTTAAAACGTTACGCGAAGAAAAAGGGATTGCGCAAAATGATTTAGCTTCGATATTAGAGGTTTCAAGGCAAACCATTCACGCGATTGAGAAAGGGAAATATAATCCAAGTTTAGAGCTTAGTTTGAAGATAGCTAAGTATTTTGAGTTAGCAGTAGAAGAGATATTTCAGCTAGAGGAGGCATAG
- the iolC gene encoding 5-dehydro-2-deoxygluconokinase, producing MDLNKHSERKLDLITVGRACIDLNAVEYNRPMEETMTFSKYVGGSPANIAIGTAKLGLKVGFIGKISDDQHGRFIEKYMHDLTINTDGMVKDTEGRKVGLAFTEIKSPDECSILMYRENVADLYLDPAEVSEDYIKDARLLLVSGTALAQSPSREAVLKAVSLARKNEVVVAFELDYRPYTWNNEAETAVYYSLVAEQSDIIIGTRDEFDRMENQAGGNNQITKTNLFQHQAEIVVIKHGVDGSFAYTKAGETFQTKAYKTKVLKTFGAGDSYASAFLYGLFNGESIETALKYGSAAASIVVSKHSSSDAMPTSNEIKALIAQAD from the coding sequence ATGGACTTAAACAAACATAGCGAACGGAAATTAGACTTAATCACAGTAGGGCGTGCTTGTATCGATTTAAATGCCGTAGAATACAATCGACCAATGGAAGAAACGATGACATTTTCAAAATATGTAGGTGGTTCTCCGGCGAATATTGCAATTGGAACGGCAAAACTTGGACTAAAAGTAGGTTTTATCGGTAAAATTTCTGATGACCAACACGGACGTTTTATCGAAAAATATATGCATGACTTGACGATTAATACTGATGGTATGGTAAAAGACACAGAAGGACGCAAAGTTGGTCTAGCTTTTACGGAAATCAAAAGCCCGGACGAGTGCAGTATTTTAATGTATCGCGAGAATGTGGCAGATCTTTATTTAGACCCAGCTGAAGTTTCTGAGGACTATATTAAAGATGCGCGTTTACTGCTTGTTTCTGGAACTGCCTTGGCGCAAAGTCCATCACGAGAAGCTGTCTTAAAAGCAGTAAGTCTAGCACGGAAAAATGAAGTCGTAGTAGCTTTTGAACTGGATTATCGACCATACACATGGAACAACGAAGCGGAAACAGCGGTATATTATTCGCTCGTCGCTGAGCAGTCTGACATCATCATCGGAACGCGCGACGAATTCGATCGGATGGAAAACCAAGCTGGTGGTAACAATCAAATAACGAAAACCAATTTATTCCAACATCAAGCAGAAATTGTCGTGATCAAGCATGGGGTAGACGGATCTTTCGCCTATACAAAAGCAGGAGAAACTTTCCAAACAAAAGCGTATAAAACAAAAGTGCTAAAAACATTTGGCGCGGGTGATTCCTACGCATCCGCATTCTTATATGGCTTATTTAATGGCGAAAGTATCGAAACGGCGCTTAAATACGGAAGTGCGGCTGCTTCCATTGTGGTTAGCAAGCATAGTTCATCCGATGCAATGCCAACGAGTAATGAAATTAAAGCGCTCATTGCGCAAGCGGACTAG